The following are encoded together in the Novosphingobium resinovorum genome:
- a CDS encoding YeiH family protein: MKRSPDAALFAADLYGDAAPDPATKPRDYAPGLIVTGLATLAAVYLSDRYGAPVVLMSLLVGLALNFLRADKRLTAGLGLASRTLLRVAIVLLGTRVTLGEIADLGYSALASLTLVVVATMIAAMLTARWLRSGTAFGVLAGGAVAICGASAALAVYAVLGERRVSQAQLTLVLVGISAMSSLAMILYPIAAHLLGLTDRQAGFLLGASIHDVAQVLGAGYSYSPAAGETATVVKLTRVALLAPVLVLVAYFLPPQEGERTKGIGIPWFVAGFFVVATINSIGFVPALAADAGGLVAPALLALAVTATGIQSPMQKLLGTGWRPLLPILAATMTAFMGCAAERNRKVS; this comes from the coding sequence ATGAAACGATCCCCCGATGCCGCACTTTTTGCCGCCGACCTGTACGGCGACGCCGCCCCGGATCCGGCGACGAAGCCGCGCGACTATGCGCCGGGCCTCATAGTAACGGGTCTGGCGACGCTTGCTGCCGTCTATCTGTCCGATCGTTACGGTGCGCCCGTCGTCCTGATGTCGCTGCTCGTCGGCTTGGCGCTGAACTTTCTTCGCGCCGACAAACGCCTCACCGCCGGCCTCGGGCTTGCATCGCGTACGTTGCTTCGCGTCGCGATCGTGCTCCTGGGCACCCGCGTCACCCTCGGGGAAATAGCAGACCTGGGATATTCCGCGCTCGCCTCGCTCACGCTGGTGGTCGTAGCGACGATGATCGCCGCGATGCTGACCGCCCGTTGGCTTCGTTCCGGGACGGCCTTCGGAGTCCTTGCCGGCGGCGCCGTTGCGATTTGCGGCGCCTCGGCGGCGCTTGCCGTCTATGCGGTCCTTGGCGAGCGGCGGGTGTCTCAGGCACAGCTCACACTTGTGCTGGTCGGAATATCGGCGATGAGTTCGCTGGCCATGATCTTATACCCGATCGCCGCCCACCTTCTTGGACTTACCGACAGGCAGGCGGGCTTCCTGCTCGGAGCCTCGATTCACGATGTTGCTCAAGTGCTGGGCGCCGGTTACTCCTATTCCCCGGCGGCGGGAGAGACCGCCACGGTCGTCAAGCTCACGCGCGTTGCTTTGCTGGCGCCGGTGCTCGTTCTGGTCGCATACTTCCTTCCCCCTCAAGAAGGGGAGCGGACCAAGGGCATCGGTATTCCGTGGTTCGTTGCAGGCTTCTTCGTTGTCGCGACGATCAACTCAATCGGCTTCGTTCCAGCGCTAGCCGCCGACGCGGGAGGTCTCGTCGCCCCTGCCCTTCTCGCCTTGGCCGTGACCGCTACCGGGATACAGTCGCCGATGCAAAAACTACTCGGCACTGGATGGCGTCCGCTGCTGCCTATTCTAGCAGCGACGATGACTGCCTTTATGGGTTGTGCGGCTGAGCGGAACAGAAAAGTGTCATAA
- a CDS encoding Rieske 2Fe-2S domain-containing protein, protein MDTIELLENCIDERIGEGVLRVDRRAYTNPDLLEWEFEHIFEGNWVYLCHESQVYRPRDFLSLTVGRQPVLVTRNKEGELRAFINSCAHRGALVARETTGNRAAFTCPFHGWTYDLDGRLVDIPLEEGAGYPCQFNKSEIGLTPIPRLESYRGFVFISFNSDVQPLGQWLGDATTFIDLIVDQSPDGLEVLPGTATYTYKGNWKLTYENQADGYHAVTTHGNYIRTVLNRQTENRKGSMTADQPSMDLSELTRSDGGFYDLDHGHVMLWWDWGDPKSRPNFGQYDNYKQSVGEERANWMVNRARNLILYPNVLLADHMSMQIRVYRPLSVDRTEVTIYCLAPKNESPQNRSHRLRQYEDFFNVTGLATCDDAAEFEAQQAGAQSGRFVPWSDLSRGLAHMIHGPNELASRLGINPRYSGSKQEDEPIMWAQCRHWRDTLLSNVFQEQNRARSLVK, encoded by the coding sequence ATGGATACCATAGAGCTTCTCGAAAACTGCATCGATGAACGGATTGGAGAAGGAGTTCTTCGAGTTGACCGCCGAGCCTACACAAATCCGGATCTGTTAGAGTGGGAATTCGAACATATCTTCGAAGGAAACTGGGTATATCTCTGCCATGAAAGTCAAGTTTATCGACCGCGAGACTTTCTGTCGTTGACCGTGGGTCGCCAGCCGGTGTTGGTAACACGTAACAAAGAGGGCGAGCTACGGGCCTTCATCAATTCCTGTGCTCATAGAGGTGCGTTAGTCGCGCGTGAGACCACAGGGAATCGCGCTGCATTTACCTGCCCGTTCCATGGCTGGACATACGATCTGGACGGCCGCCTGGTTGACATCCCTTTGGAGGAAGGGGCTGGCTATCCTTGTCAATTCAACAAGAGCGAAATCGGATTAACACCTATCCCCCGACTGGAAAGCTATCGCGGGTTCGTGTTCATATCATTTAACTCTGACGTTCAGCCTTTAGGTCAATGGCTCGGAGATGCTACGACTTTCATCGATTTGATCGTTGACCAGTCTCCGGATGGATTGGAAGTATTGCCCGGTACAGCTACTTATACCTACAAAGGTAATTGGAAGCTTACGTACGAAAACCAAGCTGATGGTTATCATGCTGTCACTACCCATGGGAATTATATCCGTACCGTGTTAAATCGGCAAACGGAGAACAGGAAGGGCAGTATGACGGCTGATCAGCCGTCGATGGATCTATCTGAACTTACGCGAAGTGATGGCGGATTTTATGATCTTGATCACGGACACGTAATGCTTTGGTGGGATTGGGGCGATCCGAAGAGCCGACCCAACTTCGGACAGTATGATAATTATAAGCAGAGCGTCGGTGAAGAGCGGGCGAACTGGATGGTGAACCGCGCGCGCAATCTAATATTATATCCCAACGTTCTGTTGGCCGACCATATGTCGATGCAAATACGCGTTTATCGACCACTATCGGTGGATCGGACAGAGGTAACTATTTACTGTCTCGCGCCTAAGAATGAATCTCCGCAAAACCGCTCGCATCGGCTGCGCCAATACGAAGACTTCTTTAACGTCACGGGCTTGGCTACATGTGACGATGCCGCAGAGTTCGAGGCGCAGCAAGCAGGAGCTCAAAGCGGTCGGTTCGTACCCTGGAGCGACTTGAGCCGTGGGCTGGCGCACATGATCCACGGGCCTAATGAGCTTGCCAGCCGGCTGGGGATCAATCCCCGTTATTCCGGTTCTAAACAGGAGGATGAGCCGATTATGTGGGCCCAGTGCCGTCATTGGCGAGACACATTGCTTTCTAATGTTTTTCAGGAACAGAATAGAGCTCGGTCTCTGGTAAAGTAA